Proteins found in one Zea mays cultivar B73 chromosome 1, Zm-B73-REFERENCE-NAM-5.0, whole genome shotgun sequence genomic segment:
- the LOC100193907 gene encoding putative protein kinase superfamily protein isoform X2, translated as MGNCWFKGNPYFNRVSSNATKAESPKIQSPSERTEKEDCQLPSNPKEVEALRKDTARNPLIAFTFEELKRMTKNFRQDSLLGGGGFGRVYKGFITKDLREGLEIEEPTRVAVKVHDGDNSFQGHREWLAEVIFLGQLSHPNLVKLIGYCCEDDHRVLVYEFMPLGSVESHLFSRVMVPLTWSIRMKIALGAAKGLAFLHEAEKPVIYRDFKTSNILLDEEYNAKLSDFGLAKDGPVGDKSHVSTRIMGTYGYAAPEYIMTAMVLYYWSSSRAGSHWTSPGQSGSRCWQTGHSHCWHRRRRCLA; from the exons ATGGGTAATTGCTGGTTTAAGGGGAATCCATACTTTAACAGGGTTTCTTCCAATGCAACCAAAGCAG AATCTCCCAAAATTCAGAGCCCCTCGGAGAGAACTGAAAAGGAGGATTGCCAGCTACCATCCAACCCGAAAGAGGTGGAGGCGCTGAGAAAGGATACAGCTCGCAATCCTTTGATAGCGTTCacatttgaggagctcaagagaaTGACAAAAAATTTCAGGCAAGATTCGTTACTAGGCGGTGGTGGATTTGGCAGAGTCTACAAAGGTTTTATCACCAAGGATCTCCGCGAAGGGTTAGAGATAGAAGAGCCCACAAGAGTTGCCGTTAAGGTCCATGATGGTGACAATAGCTTCCAGGGCCATAGGGAGTGGCTG GCTGAGGTTATATTTCTTGGACAGCTCTCTCACCCGAATTTAGTGAAGTTGATCGGCTATTGTTGTGAAGATGACCACAGGGTCCTTGTTTACGAGTTCATGCCTCTAGGAAGTGTGGAGTCTCATTTGTTTTCAA GGGTTATGGTGCCACTTACGTGGTCGATCAGAATGAAAATTGCGCTCGGTGCTGCGAAAGGACTTGCTTTTCTGCATGAAGCTGAGAAGCCCGTCATCTATCGGGACTTCAAGACATCAAATATATTACTAGATGAG GAATATAATGCAAAACTATCTGACTTTGGGCTTGCAAAAGATGGACCAGTTGGCGATAAGTCCCATGTTTCAACTCGTATTATGGGTACCTACGGTTATGCTGCACCAGAGTACATTATGACAG CTATGGTGTTGTACTACTGGAGCTCCTCACGGGCCGGAAGTCACTGGACAAGTCCCGGCCAGTCAGGGAGCAGATGCTGGCAGACTGGGCACTCCCATTGTTGGCACAGAAGAAGAAGGTGCTTGGCATAG
- the LOC100193907 gene encoding putative protein kinase superfamily protein isoform X1, with protein MGNCWFKGNPYFNRVSSNATKAESPKIQSPSERTEKEDCQLPSNPKEVEALRKDTARNPLIAFTFEELKRMTKNFRQDSLLGGGGFGRVYKGFITKDLREGLEIEEPTRVAVKVHDGDNSFQGHREWLAEVIFLGQLSHPNLVKLIGYCCEDDHRVLVYEFMPLGSVESHLFSRVMVPLTWSIRMKIALGAAKGLAFLHEAEKPVIYRDFKTSNILLDEEYNAKLSDFGLAKDGPVGDKSHVSTRIMGTYGYAAPEYIMTGHLTAMSDVYSYGVVLLELLTGRKSLDKSRPVREQMLADWALPLLAQKKKVLGIVDPRLAEDYPVKAVQKTAMLAYHCLSRNPKARPLMRDIVATLEPLQQLEETPGDSVAVTLEGT; from the exons ATGGGTAATTGCTGGTTTAAGGGGAATCCATACTTTAACAGGGTTTCTTCCAATGCAACCAAAGCAG AATCTCCCAAAATTCAGAGCCCCTCGGAGAGAACTGAAAAGGAGGATTGCCAGCTACCATCCAACCCGAAAGAGGTGGAGGCGCTGAGAAAGGATACAGCTCGCAATCCTTTGATAGCGTTCacatttgaggagctcaagagaaTGACAAAAAATTTCAGGCAAGATTCGTTACTAGGCGGTGGTGGATTTGGCAGAGTCTACAAAGGTTTTATCACCAAGGATCTCCGCGAAGGGTTAGAGATAGAAGAGCCCACAAGAGTTGCCGTTAAGGTCCATGATGGTGACAATAGCTTCCAGGGCCATAGGGAGTGGCTG GCTGAGGTTATATTTCTTGGACAGCTCTCTCACCCGAATTTAGTGAAGTTGATCGGCTATTGTTGTGAAGATGACCACAGGGTCCTTGTTTACGAGTTCATGCCTCTAGGAAGTGTGGAGTCTCATTTGTTTTCAA GGGTTATGGTGCCACTTACGTGGTCGATCAGAATGAAAATTGCGCTCGGTGCTGCGAAAGGACTTGCTTTTCTGCATGAAGCTGAGAAGCCCGTCATCTATCGGGACTTCAAGACATCAAATATATTACTAGATGAG GAATATAATGCAAAACTATCTGACTTTGGGCTTGCAAAAGATGGACCAGTTGGCGATAAGTCCCATGTTTCAACTCGTATTATGGGTACCTACGGTTATGCTGCACCAGAGTACATTATGACAG GGCATCTAACGGCGATGAGTGATGTCTACAGCTATGGTGTTGTACTACTGGAGCTCCTCACGGGCCGGAAGTCACTGGACAAGTCCCGGCCAGTCAGGGAGCAGATGCTGGCAGACTGGGCACTCCCATTGTTGGCACAGAAGAAGAAGGTGCTTGGCATAGTAGACCCAAGGCTTGCCGAGGACTACCCAGTGAAGGCAGTGCAGAAGACGGCGATGCTGGCGTACCATTGCCTCAGCCGCAACCCAAAGGCTAGGCCGCTGATGCGCGACATCGTCGCGACTTTGGAGCCTCTTCAACAGCTGGAGGAGACCCCTGGAGACAGCGTGGCAGTGACACTTGAAGGGACTTGA
- the LOC103631741 gene encoding transcription repressor OFP12 produces MLGCFSRLRRPTTAAPEPMPAASDDASTSTASAAGSTSPCSWSSSARCKDDEDHGGGAVGKDPSALSEPGLSSAIASRRFFLSSPGRSNSIVDSSAHGGGGGAAAAPALDVGVGAAGVAVPTYSPDPHADFLRSMEEMAAALRLDARRRGDRARLHELLLCYLALNDRRAHKYVVSAFTDLLLRLTAAAAAANLSDDDRHE; encoded by the coding sequence ATGCTGGGATGCTTCTCGCGGCTGCGGCGGCCGACGACAGCGGCGCCGGAGCCCATGCCGGCGGCGTCCGACGACGCGTCCACGTCGACGGCCTCGGCGGCGGGCTCCACCTCGCCGTGCTCGTGGTCGTCCTCGGCGCGCTGCAAGGACGACGAGGACcacggcggcggcgcggtggGCAAGGACCCGTCGGCGCTGTCCGAGCCCGGGCTGTCCTCGGCCATCGCGTCGCGCCGGTTCTTCCTCTCGTCCCCGGGCCGCTCCAACTCCATCGTCGACTCGTCggcgcacggcggcggcggcggcgccgccgccgcccccgcccTGGACGTGGGCGTGGGCGCGGCCGGGGTGGCGGTGCCCACGTACTCGCCGGACCCGCACGCCGACTTCCTCCGGTCCATGGAGGAGATGGCCGCGGCGCTGCGGCTGGACGCGCGGCGCCGCGGCGACAGGGCGCGCCTCCACGAGCTGCTGCTCTGCTACCTCGCGCTCAACGACAGGCGCGCGCACAAGTACGTCGTCAGCGCCTTCACcgacctcctcctccgcctcaccgccgccgccgcagccgccAACCTCAGCGACGACGACCGGCACGAGTAA
- the LOC103644434 gene encoding protein SUPPRESSOR OF GENE SILENCING 3 yields the protein NVHYSRSSKDFADVHGLVMHAYNPPNADSLVDHLGLHKALCVLMGWNYTKVPENSKGYQSLPSDLVQASREDLIVWPPTVIIHNTSTGRKKDGRFEGLGNKEMDKKMTELGFSGGKSKSLYGKEGHMGLTLIKFANNPSGLKEAERLAEFLERQDRGRIGWSRVHASRSVDSDQNPLLVEMDIRTAEKKRILCGYLAIASDLDELDSDSRKRAFLKSRREFDPNE from the exons AATGTGCACTATTCCAGGTCTTCTAAGGACTTTGCTGATGTCCATGGACTTGTCATGCATGCTTACAACCCACCAAATGCAGATTCACTTGTTGATCATCTTGGTTTGCACAAGGCATTGTGTGTCCTTATGGGATGGAATTATACAAAAGTCCCTGAGAACTCTAAGGGCTACCAATCATTACCTTCTGACCTTGTCCAAGCAAGTAGGGAAGACCTCATTGTGTGGCCGCCTACTGTTATCATTCACAATACTTCGACTGGGAGGAAGAAAGATGGTCGCTTTGAGGGTTTAGGGAACAAAGAAATGGATAAGAAAATGACAG AACTAGGGTTTTCTGGTGGGAAGTCAAAGTCCTTGTATGGAAAGGAAGGACACATGGGTTTGACACTTATCAAGTTTGCAAACAACCCATCTGGCTTGAAGGAGGCTGAGCGTCTTGCTGAGTTCCTTGAGAGGCAAGATCGTGGACGTATAGGTTGGTCTCGTGTTCATGCCAGTCGTTCTGTAGATTCTGATCAGAACCCTTTGTTGGTCGAAATGGATATCAGGACAGCTGAGAAAAAGAGGATACTTTGTGGGTACCTAGCAATTGCATCCGATCTGGATGAACTTGACTCAGATTCTAGAAAAAGGGCTTTCCTAAAGAGTAGAAGAGAATTCGACCCAAACGAATGA